Below is a genomic region from Henckelia pumila isolate YLH828 chromosome 3, ASM3356847v2, whole genome shotgun sequence.
AATTTCCACGCACACACTGATCGAACTGCAACAAATTAAACCGGAGATCGATGGCCGAAATAGTTGTTGATGCTGCTGTTAAAATGTTGTTGGAGAAGCTGTTGGCTCTTGCTGCGGAAGAAATCAGCCTCTTTCGGGGTTTCAAGGATGATTTGAAAAGGCTggacaaaacattgaaaaagaTTCAGACGTTCTTGAACGATGCGTCGGAGCGGGACATTGAAAACGATAGTTCCGTGAAGCTATGGCTGTATGATCTGGAGGATGTCGCCTACGAAGCGGACAACTTGCTGGAGGAGTTCAACTACGAGATCCTTCGTCGGAAGGATGAGATCGAGAGCCAAATGAAGCTGAAGGTATGCTGCTCCTTCTCCTTTTCTTCCCTCGGTCATGTGGCCTTTCGTCGtgaaatgggtcacaaaatcaaGGACTTGAATACCAAATTCAAAAATGTTAACGAAGATGCCAGAAGCTTTGGTCTTCAGGAGAGATTAGCCGTTTCAGCTAATTATATTCCTCCTGTGATGGAAACTAATTCCATTGCAGTTGATCCCATTTTTATAGGTAGAGATGATGTTGCATCCCAAATTGTTGATGTTATCATCAAGTCTGCTAATGAATTAGAGGTTTCGGTGGTTCCCATCGTTGGGATGGGAGGATTGGGAAAGACTACTTTGGCTAGGAAAACTTTCAATGATCTGAGGATAGAGACGCATTTTAATCAAAGGATTTGGGTTAGTGTATCAAAGAAAATCGACAACAAAGGTTTACTCATCAAATTCTTGGAATCCTTGTCCGGGGTATCTGACCGTGAATCATCGGGGGAGGAAGCAATCATGAAACAGCTTCAATCGAAGCTGAAGGATGCAAGATATTTGTTTGTGCTTGATGATTATCTGAATGATGAAAAACATGAATGGGACAAATTCAAGAATTGTGTCCAGGGAATCAGCTCAAGTAAAGGAAATTTCATAATCGTGACCACTCGAGATCAAAATGTGGCATCAATTTTGAAAACACTAGATGTTCCTTCTTTACCCATTTTATCCGATGACGATTGTTGGAAGATAATTAAGGCAAGAACTTTCTGTAGCCTGCAAGTGCCCGAGGAATTTGAGGCTATTGGGAAGGAGATTGCTTGTAGATGTCAAGGTCTGCCATTAGCGGCCAATGTGATCGGGGGGAGTTTACGAGGGAAGGAAAGTGATTATTGGAGATCGTTTCTCGACAGTTCAAATTTCAATCCCAATGATGATGTTGTTTCCAAAGTATTAAAGGTCAGCTTCGACCGATTACCATCTTCATCACTTAAAAAATGCTTTGCATATTGCTCCATTTTTTCCAAGGGAAAACAAATATGGAGAAACCGATTAATCCAACTTTGGATGGCCGAAGGATTTCTTTTTGGAAGCAGTGATAGGGATATGGAGAGTTGTGGCGACGATGTTTACAATATTTTGTTGCAAAACTTTTTCCTACACGAACCAGAAAAGGATGACTATGGTAGAATCAAGTATAGCAAGATGCATGATCTTGTTCATGACCTATCTTGTTCGGTTGCGGGGGTAAAACCTCATAACGCAGAAAATGTTATTTCTCGAGTTAGATATCTCGCAGTTGACGAGGAACATGACGTAAAGAAGGAGCAAGCAATTTATGTGCGAACTTTGTTTCTGAAAGGATGCAACCGCATTACTAATATGTTTCTAGATTGCAAATACTTGCATGTTCTTAATCTATGTGGTTCAGATACTGAAGAATTGACAAGCTCGATCGACAAGCTAATACATTTGAGATTTCTTGATTTGAGTTTCACTCATATTAAAAAATTACCAGATTCTTTCTGCAAACTTTTCAATTTGCAAACTTTAAGGCTAGAAAATTGTGATAGACTGATAGAGCTTCCAGATCGGTTGAAGATATTAGTTGGGTTGAGACACCTTGTTCTCGGTGTTCTTTTGTCTTTGAAGAGAATGCCTCTTGAAGTTGGAAAGCTGACTTGTCTTCGAACATTAAGCATTTTTATTGTTGGCAACGAGGAGGGACTTAAAATTGGTGAGTTGAGAAATTTAAAGAATCTACAGGGAGAAGTTGCGATAAGAAATCTTGAAGAAGTGAGAGGGAAAGCAGAAGCCATGGGAGCATGTTTAGTTGAGAAGCAAAATTTACTCTCTTTAAAGTTTGAGTGGAGTCGACGAGAGACGAGGGAAGGCAAcaacaatgatgatgaagttttggAAGGTCTCCAACCTCATCAGAATTTAAAGCGTTTGGTCATTAGAAATTTCGACGGAGATAAGTTTCCAGCTTGGACAATGAAGATGAATTTCCCCAAACTTGTCGAGATTTTCTTGAAAGACTGCAGAAAGTGCCAAGAAATGCCAACACTAGGTCATCTACCACTTCTCAAGATCTTGATAGTGGATGGACTCAGAAACGTGACATCCATCGGCCCCTCATTTTATCATGAAGAATATTCAAGTAGAGGAGCTGGTGTGCCATTTCCGGCACTGGAACGGTTTGAGCTACTTGAAATGGATAATCTTACCGAGTGGGATGAAGAAGCGGGGGCAACAGCATTCCCCAAACTTGAATGTCTGcaaatttcgtcttgcggagaATTGATGACCGTTCCAAGTCATGCTTTTCCATCTCTGAGAAAATTGGAGTTTTGGTATGTTAAGAGCGAAGTACCATTAACAACGTTATGTAGTAATTCAAGCTCCCTAGAGGAACTGTCCGTTGTCGAAAATTCAGATCTCACTTCCCTTCCTCCTGACAACAATCCATGTCTCCAAAGTCTAAAGATAGAAAGCTGCAACAACCTAAGGCAAGTCCAACTCTCGGATGCCCTGATCAAGTCCCTTCGCGACTTAAGAATAATAACTTGCTCTAACCTGGCCTCAATTCAATGTCAAACCACTGACTACTCCATCTCTCGTCTTTCGCATTTGGAAATTACCGAATGCCCGATGTTGGCCGGGTTGCCAAGTGAAATGCTACGTACATTGTCGATGGAGAATCCTGGAGGATTGAAAAGATTAGAGATTGGTCCCTTCTCAAAAGAAACATTTGCGAATGAAACTCTCAAAGGCCTACGTGAGATCCACTCTCAGCTTCGCGAATTAAGGTTAATAGGAATGCCGGATTGGAAGTCTCTCCCTGATCAGCTGCGGCATCTCACAGCTCTCACCTACTTATCTTTGTATCATTTCGGAATCGAAGCTTTGCCACAATGGTTTTCCAACATGTCGTCCCTAAACCATTTGGAGGTGTACGATTGTGAGAAGCTAATGGATCTCAGCTGCTTGCAATACCTCACCAAATTGAAAACATTAGATATTCTTTCGTGTGAACTTATTGGGGAGACTTTGAGGACTCCGAGCAGCGTAGGCTACCGTTCTCAGTGGGCCTATATTTCCCATATCACAAATATCTCCGTGGATTGGGATGATATTCACTTTCAATGATGTGTTGATCAGG
It encodes:
- the LOC140892483 gene encoding putative disease resistance protein RGA3, which encodes MAEIVVDAAVKMLLEKLLALAAEEISLFRGFKDDLKRLDKTLKKIQTFLNDASERDIENDSSVKLWLYDLEDVAYEADNLLEEFNYEILRRKDEIESQMKLKVCCSFSFSSLGHVAFRREMGHKIKDLNTKFKNVNEDARSFGLQERLAVSANYIPPVMETNSIAVDPIFIGRDDVASQIVDVIIKSANELEVSVVPIVGMGGLGKTTLARKTFNDLRIETHFNQRIWVSVSKKIDNKGLLIKFLESLSGVSDRESSGEEAIMKQLQSKLKDARYLFVLDDYLNDEKHEWDKFKNCVQGISSSKGNFIIVTTRDQNVASILKTLDVPSLPILSDDDCWKIIKARTFCSLQVPEEFEAIGKEIACRCQGLPLAANVIGGSLRGKESDYWRSFLDSSNFNPNDDVVSKVLKVSFDRLPSSSLKKCFAYCSIFSKGKQIWRNRLIQLWMAEGFLFGSSDRDMESCGDDVYNILLQNFFLHEPEKDDYGRIKYSKMHDLVHDLSCSVAGVKPHNAENVISRVRYLAVDEEHDVKKEQAIYVRTLFLKGCNRITNMFLDCKYLHVLNLCGSDTEELTSSIDKLIHLRFLDLSFTHIKKLPDSFCKLFNLQTLRLENCDRLIELPDRLKILVGLRHLVLGVLLSLKRMPLEVGKLTCLRTLSIFIVGNEEGLKIGELRNLKNLQGEVAIRNLEEVRGKAEAMGACLVEKQNLLSLKFEWSRRETREGNNNDDEVLEGLQPHQNLKRLVIRNFDGDKFPAWTMKMNFPKLVEIFLKDCRKCQEMPTLGHLPLLKILIVDGLRNVTSIGPSFYHEEYSSRGAGVPFPALERFELLEMDNLTEWDEEAGATAFPKLECLQISSCGELMTVPSHAFPSLRKLEFWYVKSEVPLTTLCSNSSSLEELSVVENSDLTSLPPDNNPCLQSLKIESCNNLRQVQLSDALIKSLRDLRIITCSNLASIQCQTTDYSISRLSHLEITECPMLAGLPSEMLRTLSMENPGGLKRLEIGPFSKETFANETLKGLREIHSQLRELRLIGMPDWKSLPDQLRHLTALTYLSLYHFGIEALPQWFSNMSSLNHLEVYDCEKLMDLSCLQYLTKLKTLDILSCELIGETLRTPSSVGYRSQWAYISHITNISVDWDDIHFQ